The genome window CGGGCTTATACTCAAAGCACCCTCAAAGGTGCAGAAATCACTCTATGGACTTGTCACAGTATTTGGAAACTATGCTTGGACGAGATGGGAGGACTGGCTTCTGGAGCATGACGATGGTTACGACGAGCCAAGTCCCCGACTAAAGCGACTATCGAAACTGACATCTGCCCTCTCAACTGTTCACTCGGCAGCGGCATGTGTCTCATTTCTAGTCTTCCTACTGCATGGACGATATCGAACACTCCTTGATAGAATTCTCAGAATGAGACTTGCGCCACCCACAAGCCAAGTAAGTAGAGAGGTCTCATTCGAGTATCTCAACAGGCAGCTTGTCTGGCATGCCTTCACCGAGTTTTTGCTTTTCGTACTACCCCTGATCGGCATCCAGCGATGGCGACGCTGGCTGACCAGGACATGGCGGAAAACAAAAGACATTATCAGAACGGGGCCTCAAGAAGAGGGCAAGGCTAATGGTGAATACGCGTTCCTCCCTGAGAGAACATGCGCAATTTGCTACCAGGACCAGAATACAGCAACTTCTGAGAACGAAGTgatggcagcagcagcatccaGTGGTGTTATTGGTTCAGCCCAGACAGACATAACCAACCCGTATGAGACAATACCTTGTGGGTGTGTATACTGTTTCGTTTGCTTGGCTACTCGATtggagagagaagagggcgaGGGCTGGACCTGTCTGCGTTGCGGTGAGCATGTTAAAGAATGCAAGCCTTGGAGTGGTGACTTGGTTGAGCCGTCTGCAAAGCATGCTTCAGCCAAGACGGTGGCTTTCTCAGATGATATTACTGGGGGTGTGCTTGTAGATGAGCAGGATGAGGAATCGTTCGTAGAAAGTCTGAGCACGACCTCAGAGTAGAGGGCTAGGAGAGGCATTGATCTGCGGTGTTTATGGATATGTATGGATTGCTATATTTTGTAATACCACACGCAATGAATGCGATGTTGTTCTACTTTCTTCCATTACTCACTACCCAGTTCTCCCACTCACAATGCCAAAGATAATGGGTGTAGTAGTCCCTGCTGCCTTCACTGCCTCGAAATCCCCAGAAAGGTATGTTTATGCGCGGTCAAAGCAAAGGAAACTCTTAATTAAGTAGTGACTCAATgaataaatataaaaagatTTGGATTTTATGAAAGAGAATCTGACAGCTGAAAGTCCACCCCAAGTTCCTTAGAAGGACCCTGAAATGGCCTGCCCACATATCCATCCTCTGAAGCCCACTAACACGGGTAGCGCGTCATAGCAGGGGAGATGGAACTTGGACCCCTGTTCTATTCCTACCTGTTGTCAGCCGAGATACGGACCAACA of Fusarium oxysporum Fo47 chromosome I, complete sequence contains these proteins:
- a CDS encoding Pex12 amino terminal region-domain-containing protein, encoding MTDSSFVQAQRRVAARRQTREAEAAARIAAQRQSSRPRANLERLPYPLNRIGSAWDAVSTREGTRPAFRVGQVDAELLDVELLDILKDQVCEGLKYFGGGHLHDDWSAEIMLALRAVLFKLTVWDHDATYGAALQNLKYTDARNDGLILKAPSKVQKSLYGLVTVFGNYAWTRWEDWLLEHDDGYDEPSPRLKRLSKLTSALSTVHSAAACVSFLVFLLHGRYRTLLDRILRMRLAPPTSQVSREVSFEYLNRQLVWHAFTEFLLFVLPLIGIQRWRRWLTRTWRKTKDIIRTGPQEEGKANGEYAFLPERTCAICYQDQNTATSENEVMAAAASSGVIGSAQTDITNPYETIPCGCVYCFVCLATRLEREEGEGWTCLRCGEHVKECKPWSGDLVEPSAKHASAKTVAFSDDITGGVLVDEQDEESFVESLSTTSE